The following proteins are co-located in the Castanea sativa cultivar Marrone di Chiusa Pesio chromosome 8, ASM4071231v1 genome:
- the LOC142606360 gene encoding uncharacterized protein LOC142606360 — MRITPGTLSREEIERVACIQSTLRGVVHEMEAKSLTRNMQKEIDHLKKKLRRERRRRTPSFSHPSSEDSQGSGYRSRSRTPLDHLHGHQSRESSSRGLGNYAMSRALHQISKSPFTRRVEKGKLPRQFTQPTFTIYNGRTDPVEHMSHFNQRMTVHSKNETLMCKGFPSSLGPVAMKWFNGLKTGSIDSFMELTRAFGSCFITCSRVPRPLDSLLSMAIREGETLRTYSNRYWEMFNEIDGDFDDVAIWTLKVGLPTEHDLRKSLTKKPIRSVCRFMDRIDEYKQVEEDQQQGKGKTKGIPQERRDFRSNRYNNNRPRRDFARQSGPILVKEGRLKQFLYHPSGQGGNSGSVSQGNNLSRPPLGTINVIFAAPGRTGSRPTRVMSVSQTLAKESNSKPKRIKGNTPPILGFSEEYKIVTVQPHDDALVVTLRIGGYDVRRVMADQGSGADIMYPDLFRGST; from the exons atgaggatcactcctGGCACCTTGAGCAGGGAGGAGATCGAGAGGGTAGCATGCATACAGAGCACACTGAGGGGAGTCGTTCACGAGATGGAAGCAAAATCCCTCACGAGGaacatgcagaaggaaattgaCCATTTGAAGAAGAAGTTGCGCCGCGAGAGGCGAAGGCGAACGCCCTCTTTTTCTCACCCTTCTTCTGAAGATAGCCAGGGCAGTGGCTACAGGTCTAGGTCAAGAACTCCTCTTGATCATCTTCACGGTCATCAGAGCAGGGAATCTTCCTCTAGAGGCTTAGGAAAttatgctatgagtagggcgttacacCAAATTTCTAAGTCACCTTTCACACGTAGGGTGGAGAAGGGGAAGCTTCCACGGCAGTTCACTCAACCCacgttcaccatttataatggtcGAACAGACCCTGTAGAACACatgagtcatttcaatcaaaGGATGACGGTACActctaagaatgaaactttgATGTGCAAAGGCtttccttctagcttgggacctgttgcgaTGAAATGGTTTAATGGGTTGAAGAcaggttctattgattccttcatggaactcactagggcatttgggTCCTGCTTCATCAcctgcagtagagttcctcggcctttggattcattattgtccatggccataAGAGAAGGAGAAACCCTGAGAACATACTCTAACAGgtactgggaaatgttcaatgagattgatggtgattttgatgatgtagcGATATGGACTTTAAAGGTTGGCCTCCCTACTGAGCACGACTTGcggaaatctctgaccaaaaagcctatAAGGAGTGTATGTCGGTTCATGGATCGAATTGATGAGTACAAAcaggttgaggaagatcaacaacaggGTAAGGGAAAAACGAAGGGTATCCCtcaagagaggagggatttcaggtcgaacAGATACAACAATAATAGGCCTCGAAGAGATTTTGCTAGGCAATCTGGTCCTATT TTGGTTAAGGAGGGGAGGTTGAAGCAATTTTTGTATCATCCCAGTGGGCAAGGAGGCAATTCAGGTTCGGTGAGCCAAGGGAACAATTTATCAAGGCCTCCTCTaggaacaatcaatgttatttttgctgctccTGGTAGGACTGGTTCTcgtcctaccagggtgatgtCTGTGTCACAAACTCTTGCCAAGGAGTCTAACTCTAAGCCAAAGAGGATTAAGGGGAATACTCCACCTATTTTAGGTTTCTCGGAAGAATACAAGATTGTGACTGTCCAACCgcatgatgatgctttggttGTTACGTTGAGGATAGGGGGCTACGACGTGAGAAGGGTAATGGCTGACCAaggtagtggtgcagatattatgtaccctgacttgttcAGGGGCTCAACTTAA
- the LOC142606361 gene encoding uncharacterized protein LOC142606361, whose translation MSLTAPNAAVVEEAACKGLEKVPIDDDLEKFFQVRVQLPLQEKLELVTFFRKNVDVFAWDAYEAPRVDPSFICHYLNINPAIVPRRQPPRRSSKEHSKAVKEEVLKLKKAGAIKEVFYPEWLAYTVVVKKKNGKSVGGCDNGHPQMSFLDAFQGYHQLSLALDDQEKTAFVIPTGNYHYKTLRKYQLRLNTSKCSFGVGSGKFLGYMVTHWGIEVNLAQVKAINNLQPPWNPKEVQRLTGMIATLNRFSSWSANSLVLIWVDNNVQRPIYYVRKFLHEVEVHYLPLEKVVLVVVHATQPSLEENVKGLAINEKSVGMISCKEPLVWRVYVDGAANQRGSGVGLVLVSPKEFTFEKSLRLGFSTTSNEAEYEALLVGMDMVQKMGGKTVQMFSDSQPVVGYVEGKLEARDPRMQEYLARVKYLQSKFESFTLVHVSRSMNTHADSLATLATSSAQSLPQVILVEDLCKPSRMHYDIIRVHQIWVGPSWMDPIVSFLKNDVLLEEKSEANKGYDSHVKLRPLAPGDLVLRKVLGTAKNPTWGKLGPNWEGPYRITLVAGIGAYYLADLDGKVVPRP comes from the exons ATGTCTCTGACTGCGCCCAATGCGGCAGTAGTAGAGGAAGCTGCGTGTAAGGGATTAGAGAAAGTTCCTATAGATGATGATCttgaaaaattctttcaggtgAGAGTCCAGTTGCCACTTCAGGAGAAATTGGAGCTAGTtacgtttttcagaaaaaatgTAGATGTATTTGCTTGGGATGCTTATGAGGCACCAAGGGTTGATCCGAGTTTTATTTGTCATTACTTGAACATCAATCCGGCTATcgttccgaggaggcaaccacctcggcgttcctctaAGGAGCATTCCAAGGCTGTTAAGGAAGAAGTGCTTAAGCTCAAAAAGGCTGGTGCTATTAAAGAAGTATTCTATCCAGAATGGTTGGCTTATACAGTGgtagtaaagaaaaagaacgggaa atcagttggtggatgcgaCAATgggcatcctcagatgagtttcttggatgctttccaaggttaccaccaatTATCTTTGGCTTtagatgatcaggagaagacagcCTTTGTTATTCCtacagggaattatcattataag ACACTAAGGAAGTATCAATTACGTCTTAATACTTCcaagtgctcttttggtgtaGGATCTGGAAAGTTTCTGGGTTATATGGTAACTCATTGGGGAATTGAGGTCAATCTTGCACAGGTCAAAGCAATCAATAACTTACAGCCACCTTGGAATCCTAAGGAGGTTCAAAGGTTAACTGGGATGATTGCTACTCTCAACCGGTTCAGCTCTTGGTCTGCAAACAG tttggttttgatttgggttGATAATAATGTGCAGAGGCCAATTTATTACGTGAGAAAATTCTTACATGAGGTCGAGGTGCATTATCTACCTTTGGAAAAAGTTGTCCTAGTGGTAGTGCATGCTACAc agccctcattagaagagaatgtTAAAGGCTTGGCCATtaatgaaaaatcagttggcatgatctcaTGTAAAGAACCTTTGGTGTGGAGagtgtatgttgatggagcagcaaaccAAAGAGGATCTGGCGTGGGGTTAGTTCTGGTGTCTCCTAAGGAgtttacttttgagaaatccttgagacTGGGGTTCTCGACTACCAGCAATGAAGCAGAATATGAAGCGCTACTGGTAGGGATGGATATGGTTCAAAAAATGGGCGGAAAAACAgtgcaaatgttctcagattcacaACCGGTGGTGGGCTACGTAGAAGGGAAGttagaggctagagatccaaggatgcaagaatacttggctCGGGTCAAGTATTTACAATCAAAGTTTGAATCTTTTACTTTGGTGCATGTCTCTCGGAGTATGAATACCCATGCTGATTCCCTGGCTACCCTTGCAACGTCCTCAGCACAAAGCCTACCTCAGGTCATCCTTGTTGAAGACTTGTGTAAGCCCTCTAGAATGCATTATGACATCATTCGGGTTCATCAGATATGGGtgggacctagctggatggatcctatagtaTCCTTCCTTAAAAATGATGTTTTGCTCGAGGAGAAATCTGAAGCAAATAAA GGATATGATTCCcatgtgaagttaaggccactTGCCCCTGGAGACTTGGTGTTAAGGAAGGTATTGGGTACTGCTAAAAACCCAacatggggaaaattgggacctaactgggaaggaccttatcgaaTTACTTTGGTAGCTGGTATAGGGGCGTATTATCTTGCAGACTTAGATGGAAAGGTTGTACCACGTCCctga
- the LOC142607668 gene encoding protein NUCLEAR FUSION DEFECTIVE 4, translating to MGYTSSSGGGIRGSEILPFTVQVVKGRWFTVFASFLIMTGAGATYLFGIYSKQIKASLGYDQTTLNLLGFFKDLGANIGVLSGLIAEVTPTWFVLIIGAAMNFAGYFMIWLAVMGKIPKPRVWHMCIYICVGANSQNFANTGALVTCVKNFPEGRGILLGLLKGFVGLSGAVMTQLYLAIYGTDAKSLILLIAWLPAALSIVFVYTIRILHTARQPNEIRVFYHFLYVSIVLALFLMVMTLLEKTVTFSKGAYAASATVSWFMLFVPLLIAIREEAALWNLKKKAASARDEVPVENPPETQLKKSPPPAPSPPQSQPPEVENHTSCFADICKKPPRGEDYTILQALLSWDMGILFLATLFGLGGSLTAVDNLGQIGESLGYPTKTVSTFVSLVSIWNYFGRVFSGFVSETLMLKYKIPRPLMMTFVLLLSCLGHLLVAFPGPGAVYVASIIIGFSFGAQLPLLFAIISELFGLKYYSTLFNCGQLASPLGSYILNVKVTGFLYDREAIKDLAKKGLTRSSVKELTCIGTHCYRLPFIILAAGTLFGALVSLILVVRTREFYSGDIYKKFRDDPMITDMIEPEKLKVKEKEPEK from the coding sequence ATGGGCTACACATCAAGCAGTGGTGGCGGAATCAGGGGCAGTGAAATATTACCATTTACCGTGCAAGTGGTAAAGGGACGATGGTTCACGGTGTTTGCTTCCTTTCTGATCATGACCGGTGCTGGTGCAACATATCTGTTTGGAATCTACTCCAAACAGATAAAAGCTTCACTTGGTTATGACCAAACCACACTCAATCTTCTTGGCTTCTTCAAGGACCTTGGAGCCAATATTGGTGTCCTGTCTGGGCTAATAGCTGAGGTAACACCAACTTGGTTTGTGTTAATAATCGGCGCAGCTATGAACTTTGCAGGATACTTCATGATATGGCTAGCTGTGATGGGCAAAATACCCAAACCACGGGTCTGGCATATGTGCATATACATATGCGTTGGAGCCAATTCACAGAACTTTGCAAATACGGGAGCTCTTGTCACATGTGTCAAGAACTTCCCTGAAGGCAGAGGaattttgttgggtttgttGAAGGGATTTGTTGGGCTAAGTGGAGCTGTAATGACACAGCTTTACTTGGCTATCTATGGAACCGATGCTAAGTCTCTTATTCTTCTAATTGCGTGGCTTCCAGCGGCATTATCCATTGTGTTTGTATATACAATCCGAATATTGCATACTGCGAGGCAACCAAATGAGATCAGAGTCTTCTATCATTTCCTCTATGTGTCAATTGTACTTGCTTTGTTCCTCATGGTTATGACTCTACTTGAGAAGACGGTTACTTTCTCCAAGGGAGCCTATGCAGCAAGCGCCACAGTGTCTTGGTTCATGCTCTTTGTTCCACTCTTAATTGCAATTAGAGAAGAGGCAGCCCTCTGGAACCTCAAGAAAAAGGCTGCTTCTGCTAGAGATGAGGTGCCTGTTGAAAATCCACCAGAAACTCAGTTAAAAAAGTCGCCACCACCAGCACCTTCACCACCACAATCACAACCTCCAGAAGTCGAAAACCACACATCTTGTTTTGCAGACATATGTAAAAAACCACCAAGAGGAGAAGACTACACCATACTGCAAGCACTCCTGAGCTGGGACATGGGGATTCTGTTCCTCGCCACGCTATTTGGACTCGGAGGAAGCTTGACAGCAGTTGACAACTTGGGACAGATTGGAGAATCATTAGGATATCCAACTAAAACTGTTAGTACTTTTGTATCGCTGGTCAGCATATGGAATTACTTTGGCAGGGTCTTCTCCGGCTTTGTCTCAGAAACGCTAAtgctaaaatacaaaattccCCGCCCGCTTATGATGACATTTGTGCTTCTTTTGTCATGCCTAGGCCACTTGCTCGTTGCCTTCCCAGGCCCTGGTGCTGTGTATGTAGCATCAATCATCATTGGATTCTCATTTGGTGCACAATTGCCATTGCTATTTGCAATCATTTCTGAGCTCTTTGGCCTTAAGTATTACTCTACATTGTTCAATTGTGGTCAATTGGCTAGTCCACTTGGGTCCTATATCCTCAATGTAAAGGTAACCGGGTTCCTTTATGATAGAGAGGCAATAAAGGATTTAGCAAAGAAGGGTCTTACTAGGTCATCTGTGAAGGAGCTCACTTGCATTGGGACACACTGCTATAGGCTACCTTTCATCATTTTGGCTGCTGGTACACTCTTTGGAGCTCTAGTTTCACTCATTTTGGTAGTGAGAACTCGTGAGTTTTACAGTGGTGACATATATAAGAAGTTCAGAGATGATCCAATGATCACAGACATGATAGAACCTGAGAAGCTCAAAGTCAAAGAGAAGGAACCAGAGAAGTAG
- the LOC142605675 gene encoding uncharacterized protein LOC142605675 isoform X2, which produces MMDMDDPLDFEFEDRLISSSLVTKKRKKVIGLDDLLSDYYKEKSKVVEKEYKQVKNQKNYNSDEDVNTKEESLTKVINQCEHQMTEISGEEEMATWGIRVFGNQKVPPPLDFPELQSCALLQSFMKNELNSVLELTSENGNTFLEGLLANGWLYKLVSTCGHVQKSIATWTFNLMLYSSKEELRASACDFWCSVLSSKNETLVIEWSPSYFELKGALEIYGFQFKLSSNIESLHADSNCGGPPQNIRTWIKFAAACCVRNKQSIFSTSEAEELIEVIIFLFLDRQLHGLVMLLYECMQSVISYFTDNEWKTSCNKIAKSLACRVPRDLNCLRAVECISGVNTRSKQLRSAVSYQILLVCFDNKARDEEEILQLLISINVKEKGCDLFKMYIYLVLTENWLLVNQMLENNEEINSMWGLYLRNCSYQIASTDLRSYASKVRNKASYLLQGTINKWCRV; this is translated from the exons atgATGGATATGGATGATCCTCTAGATTTTGAGTTCGAAGACCGGCTTATTAGTTCCTCACTTGTTACCAAGAAAAG GAAGAAGGTTATTGGGTTGGATGATCTTTTGAGTGATTACTACAAAGAGAAAAGCAAAGTTGTTGAGAAGGAATATAAACAAGTAAAGAATCAGAAGAACTACAACTCGGACGAGGATGTCAATACCAAAGAAGAATCACTTACTAAAGTGATCAATCAATGCGAACATCAG ATGACAGAAATAAGTGGCGAGGAAGAGATGGCCACGTGGGGCATACGGGTTTTTGGAAATCAG AAAGTTCCACCACCTCTAGATTTTCCTGAGCTTCAAAGTTGTGCGCTTTTGCAGTCTTTCATGAAGAATGAGCTCAATTCCGTGTTGGAACTCACTTCAGAAAATg GAAACACTTTCCTTGAAGGTTTGTTAGCAAATGGCTGGCTTTATAAACTGGTTTCTACATGTGGTCATGTACAAAAATCAATCGCCACATGGACCTTTAATTTGA TGCTATATTCATCAAAAGAAGAACTGAGGGCATCTGCATGTGACTTTTGGTGTAGTGTTCTTTCATCCAAAAATGAG ACTCTCGTAATTGAATGGTCTCCCAGCTATTTTGAGTTAAAAGGAGCTCTTGAAATCTATGGATTTCAATTTAAGTTATCATCCAACATAGAATCTTTGCATGCTG ATTCTAATTGTGGAGGGCCACCTCAAAATATTAGAACTTGGATCAAATTTGCAGCTGCTTGTTGTGTAAG GAATAAACAGTCCATCTTTTCAACATCAGAAGCTGAAGAGTTAATTGAAGTCATTATTTTTCTGTTCTTGGATCGCCAGCTTCACGGTCTGGTGATGCTTCTGTATGAATGTATGCAATCGGTAATCAGTTACTTCACAGATAATGAGTGGAAGACCAGCTGTAACAAAATAGCAAAATCTCTTGCTTGCAG GGTCCCTAGGGACTTGAACTGCTTGCGGGCTGTGGAATGCATTTCAGGAGTTAATACTCGTAGTAAGCAACTTAGAAGTGCAGTTTCCTATCAAATACTTCtcgtttgttttgataataag gCTCGTGATGAAGAAGAGATCCTACAATTGCTTATCTCAAttaatgtaaaagaaaaaggttgTGATCTTTTCAAGATGTACATTTACTTGGTTTTGACAGAAAATTGGCTCTTGGTTAATCAAATGCTGgaaaataatgaagaaattaATTCGATGTGGGGTCTTTATCTTCGAAACTGTTCTTACCAAATTGCCAGCACAGACTTGAGATCTTATGCATCAAAG GTCCGTAATAAGGCTTCATATCTTCTACAAGGCACCATCAACAAATGGTGTAGAGTAT GA
- the LOC142605675 gene encoding uncharacterized protein LOC142605675 isoform X1, producing MMDMDDPLDFEFEDRLISSSLVTKKRKKVIGLDDLLSDYYKEKSKVVEKEYKQVKNQKNYNSDEDVNTKEESLTKVINQCEHQMTEISGEEEMATWGIRVFGNQKVPPPLDFPELQSCALLQSFMKNELNSVLELTSENGNTFLEGLLANGWLYKLVSTCGHVQKSIATWTFNLMLYSSKEELRASACDFWCSVLSSKNETLVIEWSPSYFELKGALEIYGFQFKLSSNIESLHADSNCGGPPQNIRTWIKFAAACCVRNKQSIFSTSEAEELIEVIIFLFLDRQLHGLVMLLYECMQSVISYFTDNEWKTSCNKIAKSLACRVPRDLNCLRAVECISGVNTRSKQLRSAVSYQILLVCFDNKARDEEEILQLLISINVKEKGCDLFKMYIYLVLTENWLLVNQMLENNEEINSMWGLYLRNCSYQIASTDLRSYASKVRNKASYLLQGTINKWCREI from the exons atgATGGATATGGATGATCCTCTAGATTTTGAGTTCGAAGACCGGCTTATTAGTTCCTCACTTGTTACCAAGAAAAG GAAGAAGGTTATTGGGTTGGATGATCTTTTGAGTGATTACTACAAAGAGAAAAGCAAAGTTGTTGAGAAGGAATATAAACAAGTAAAGAATCAGAAGAACTACAACTCGGACGAGGATGTCAATACCAAAGAAGAATCACTTACTAAAGTGATCAATCAATGCGAACATCAG ATGACAGAAATAAGTGGCGAGGAAGAGATGGCCACGTGGGGCATACGGGTTTTTGGAAATCAG AAAGTTCCACCACCTCTAGATTTTCCTGAGCTTCAAAGTTGTGCGCTTTTGCAGTCTTTCATGAAGAATGAGCTCAATTCCGTGTTGGAACTCACTTCAGAAAATg GAAACACTTTCCTTGAAGGTTTGTTAGCAAATGGCTGGCTTTATAAACTGGTTTCTACATGTGGTCATGTACAAAAATCAATCGCCACATGGACCTTTAATTTGA TGCTATATTCATCAAAAGAAGAACTGAGGGCATCTGCATGTGACTTTTGGTGTAGTGTTCTTTCATCCAAAAATGAG ACTCTCGTAATTGAATGGTCTCCCAGCTATTTTGAGTTAAAAGGAGCTCTTGAAATCTATGGATTTCAATTTAAGTTATCATCCAACATAGAATCTTTGCATGCTG ATTCTAATTGTGGAGGGCCACCTCAAAATATTAGAACTTGGATCAAATTTGCAGCTGCTTGTTGTGTAAG GAATAAACAGTCCATCTTTTCAACATCAGAAGCTGAAGAGTTAATTGAAGTCATTATTTTTCTGTTCTTGGATCGCCAGCTTCACGGTCTGGTGATGCTTCTGTATGAATGTATGCAATCGGTAATCAGTTACTTCACAGATAATGAGTGGAAGACCAGCTGTAACAAAATAGCAAAATCTCTTGCTTGCAG GGTCCCTAGGGACTTGAACTGCTTGCGGGCTGTGGAATGCATTTCAGGAGTTAATACTCGTAGTAAGCAACTTAGAAGTGCAGTTTCCTATCAAATACTTCtcgtttgttttgataataag gCTCGTGATGAAGAAGAGATCCTACAATTGCTTATCTCAAttaatgtaaaagaaaaaggttgTGATCTTTTCAAGATGTACATTTACTTGGTTTTGACAGAAAATTGGCTCTTGGTTAATCAAATGCTGgaaaataatgaagaaattaATTCGATGTGGGGTCTTTATCTTCGAAACTGTTCTTACCAAATTGCCAGCACAGACTTGAGATCTTATGCATCAAAG GTCCGTAATAAGGCTTCATATCTTCTACAAGGCACCATCAACAAATGGTGTAGA GAAATTTGA